One window of Botrimarina mediterranea genomic DNA carries:
- the nadE gene encoding NAD(+) synthase has product MPLIRLAAVAINQTPLDWEANLRRVVAAIDAARDAGARLVCLPELCLNGYGCEDLYFAKHLRERSLRSLIELKPQTRGVAVTVGLPLEIAGKLYNAEAMLVDGRLLGMSLKQHLANDGLHYEARWFTPWPAGGRTTVEVDGETIPVGELVFEFDGVGLGVEICRDAWVGAERPAHRYAKRGVSVLLNPSASHFAFGKQAIRDGHALDGARIVNGLFLYTNLLGNESGRAIFDGGPFFARATGDGEAELLAGAAPFSCRDFVVSLVDGDVEARPGEGRIATGWSIASDESVQRQTPTLRGERLSKFEEFSRAVPLGLLDYLRKSGAKGFVISLSGGADSAACAALVWLIVKRVVDEVGFAGLAQRLPNTPTLDGANEVRSAVRCLLTTVYQATKNSSDVTRSAAATVADAVGAEHHKWSIDALVDDCVKLAATAVGRELTWETDDIALQNIQARVRAPGVWMLANLKSALLITTGNRSEASVGYATMDGDTAGGLAPIAGIDKAFIREWLRWMETEGPEGVGPLPELHAVNAQQPTAELRPLATHQTDEADLMPYPVLDAIERSMIAHLDPRDETLRRLGEAFPQYDAAQLAKWTDRFWRLWRASQWKRERLAPSFHIDTHNVDSRSWRRWPILSGEG; this is encoded by the coding sequence ATGCCACTGATCCGCCTCGCCGCCGTCGCTATCAATCAGACGCCCCTCGACTGGGAGGCGAACCTGCGCCGCGTGGTCGCCGCGATCGACGCCGCCCGTGACGCCGGCGCCCGGCTGGTCTGTCTGCCCGAGCTGTGCCTCAACGGCTACGGCTGTGAAGACCTGTACTTTGCGAAGCACCTGCGAGAGCGGTCGTTGCGATCGCTCATCGAGTTGAAGCCGCAGACACGTGGCGTCGCCGTCACGGTCGGCCTGCCACTCGAGATTGCCGGCAAGCTCTACAACGCCGAGGCGATGCTTGTCGATGGGCGTCTTCTGGGGATGTCGCTCAAGCAACACTTGGCGAACGACGGGCTGCACTACGAGGCCCGTTGGTTCACCCCGTGGCCCGCGGGGGGGCGAACAACGGTCGAGGTCGATGGCGAGACAATCCCCGTCGGCGAACTCGTCTTCGAATTTGACGGCGTCGGCCTCGGCGTCGAAATCTGCCGCGACGCTTGGGTCGGCGCCGAACGCCCGGCGCATCGCTACGCCAAACGCGGCGTCTCGGTGCTATTGAACCCTTCGGCGAGCCACTTCGCGTTCGGAAAGCAAGCGATCCGCGACGGCCATGCCCTCGACGGCGCGCGAATCGTCAACGGTCTCTTCCTTTACACGAACCTGCTCGGCAACGAGTCGGGCCGCGCGATCTTCGACGGCGGGCCGTTCTTCGCGAGGGCGACAGGCGACGGTGAGGCCGAACTGCTCGCCGGCGCGGCGCCCTTCTCGTGCCGTGACTTTGTCGTCAGCCTGGTCGACGGCGATGTCGAAGCCCGCCCCGGTGAGGGTCGGATCGCGACCGGCTGGTCGATTGCCAGTGACGAATCGGTTCAGAGGCAAACGCCCACGCTTAGAGGCGAGCGGCTCTCCAAGTTCGAAGAGTTCAGCCGCGCCGTGCCGCTGGGTCTCCTTGACTATCTGCGGAAGAGCGGCGCCAAGGGTTTCGTGATTTCGCTCAGCGGCGGCGCCGACTCGGCCGCCTGCGCCGCGCTGGTGTGGCTGATAGTGAAGCGCGTTGTCGACGAAGTCGGCTTCGCGGGACTCGCCCAACGGTTGCCCAACACGCCTACTCTTGACGGTGCGAATGAGGTCCGTTCGGCGGTGCGATGCCTGCTCACGACCGTTTATCAAGCAACGAAGAACTCGTCCGACGTGACGCGGAGCGCCGCTGCGACCGTTGCGGACGCCGTCGGCGCCGAGCATCACAAGTGGTCGATCGACGCGCTCGTCGATGACTGCGTCAAGCTCGCCGCAACGGCCGTAGGGCGCGAGCTGACTTGGGAGACGGACGACATCGCCCTGCAGAACATCCAGGCCCGTGTCCGCGCGCCGGGCGTGTGGATGCTCGCCAACTTGAAGAGCGCCCTGCTCATCACCACCGGCAACCGCAGCGAGGCGTCGGTCGGCTACGCAACGATGGATGGCGACACGGCCGGCGGCCTCGCCCCGATCGCCGGCATCGATAAGGCGTTCATCCGCGAGTGGCTCCGCTGGATGGAGACCGAAGGACCCGAGGGCGTTGGTCCCTTGCCAGAGTTGCACGCCGTCAACGCCCAGCAACCGACCGCCGAGCTACGGCCCCTGGCGACGCATCAGACCGACGAGGCCGACCTGATGCCCTACCCGGTGCTCGACGCCATCGAGCGCTCGATGATCGCTCACCTCGACCCGCGCGATGAAACCCTACGCCGCCTCGGCGAGGCGTTCCCACAGTACGACGCCGCGCAGCTCGCCAAGTGGACCGACCGTTTCTGGCGCCTGTGGCGCGCGAGCCAATGGAAACGCGAACGCCTCGCGCCGAGTTTTCACATCGACACGCACAACGTTGATTCGCGCTCGTGGCGGCGCTGGCCAATACTCAGCGGCGAGGGGTGA
- a CDS encoding competence/damage-inducible protein A codes for MATEAPPPEEADETPLVAEVIAIGDELTTGQRLDTNSQWLAQRLTDLGLVVRYHTTVADDLQANVEVFQNAAGRADVVVSTGGLGPTADDLTRDAMAAAAGVPLVEHSELVEHTERLWTSRGRAMPPQNRRQAQLPEHARAIPNPGGTAPGVDQTVGRCRLFALPGVPAEMVDMWTATVAPAIAAKTTRSRVTCHWLVKCFGAGESAVEGMLPDLIARGRYPLVGITASQATITLRVTASGADEAACLAAMEPTLEEIRTKLGDLIYAEQPGGDVEIELSTVVMRLLVGRDAMLAVTEGMTGGLLAHWLIDADAGRNILTSTSWSANAVTTTRASFTHHLAIGNARDGVVPIEVITPQGAVQKDIQLVGHPSIQRPLVAKHALNLLRLELLKQSQ; via the coding sequence TTGGCCACCGAAGCCCCACCGCCCGAAGAGGCCGACGAAACCCCGCTGGTCGCCGAGGTCATCGCCATCGGTGACGAGCTGACGACCGGTCAGCGGCTCGACACCAACAGCCAGTGGCTCGCCCAGCGGCTCACCGACCTGGGCCTCGTGGTGCGGTACCATACGACCGTTGCCGATGACCTGCAGGCCAACGTTGAGGTCTTCCAGAACGCCGCCGGGCGGGCCGATGTGGTGGTCTCCACCGGCGGGCTCGGCCCCACGGCGGACGACCTCACCCGCGACGCGATGGCCGCCGCGGCAGGCGTGCCGCTAGTGGAGCACTCCGAGTTGGTCGAGCATACCGAGCGTCTCTGGACCTCCCGCGGCCGCGCCATGCCGCCGCAGAACCGCCGCCAAGCCCAGCTCCCCGAGCACGCCCGCGCGATTCCCAACCCCGGCGGCACGGCGCCGGGCGTCGATCAAACCGTTGGACGCTGTCGCCTGTTCGCCCTCCCCGGCGTGCCCGCCGAGATGGTCGACATGTGGACCGCGACCGTCGCCCCGGCGATCGCGGCTAAGACGACCCGCTCGCGCGTCACCTGCCATTGGCTCGTCAAATGCTTCGGCGCCGGCGAGAGCGCCGTCGAAGGGATGCTGCCCGATCTCATCGCCCGCGGCCGCTATCCGCTGGTAGGCATCACCGCGAGCCAAGCGACGATCACGCTCCGGGTCACCGCCAGCGGCGCTGACGAAGCGGCGTGTCTCGCAGCGATGGAACCCACGCTTGAAGAGATCCGTACCAAACTCGGCGACCTCATCTATGCCGAGCAACCAGGCGGCGATGTCGAGATCGAGTTGTCGACCGTCGTCATGCGCCTGCTGGTGGGTCGCGACGCAATGCTCGCCGTCACCGAAGGCATGACCGGCGGCCTCCTCGCGCACTGGCTCATCGACGCCGATGCGGGGCGCAACATCCTCACCTCCACTTCCTGGTCCGCCAACGCCGTGACGACGACAAGAGCGTCCTTCACGCACCATCTAGCAATCGGTAACGCAAGAGACGGCGTTGTCCCGATCGAGGTCATCACACCACAAGGCGCTGTTCAAAAAGACATCCAACTCGTCGGCCACCCGTCCATCCAACGCCCGCTCGTCGCCAAACACGCCCTCAACCTGCTCCGCTTAGAACTCTTGAAACAAAGCCAATAG
- a CDS encoding EF-hand domain-containing protein, with protein MLADRHNESFARLLIGLVAALMLAVPAVGYGQEDSGDRERRGRWGRSEDGDREDRRERGRDWRRGRDRREDRDDEDERAPTVVAPPRSLSPANESMGFGKPKAATEGRGFGSSKPNEAARPTADSSDRDRQWADAAMRRYDTNRDSVISDEELDRSKIAKYDKNNDGKVDLNELVDFSRGAPKSPTGAPLTMRSYRIATPSEKLPAEGLPSWFSQRDRDGDGQVAMHEWSRSWNSSTVRDFTSKDADGDGIITATEALESGR; from the coding sequence ATGCTCGCCGATCGTCACAACGAATCGTTCGCCCGCCTGCTGATTGGCCTCGTCGCGGCCCTGATGCTAGCGGTCCCGGCCGTCGGTTACGGGCAGGAGGACTCGGGCGACCGTGAACGCCGCGGCCGCTGGGGACGTTCGGAGGACGGCGATCGCGAAGATCGCCGCGAGAGAGGCCGAGATTGGCGCCGTGGCCGTGACCGCCGTGAGGATCGCGACGACGAGGACGAGAGGGCGCCGACGGTTGTCGCGCCACCGCGAAGCCTCTCGCCGGCGAACGAGTCGATGGGGTTTGGCAAGCCGAAGGCGGCGACCGAAGGTCGGGGATTTGGGTCCTCGAAGCCCAATGAAGCCGCACGGCCAACAGCCGATTCGAGCGATCGAGATCGTCAATGGGCCGACGCGGCCATGAGGCGGTACGACACCAATCGCGACAGTGTTATCTCCGACGAAGAATTGGATCGGTCCAAGATCGCCAAGTACGACAAGAACAACGACGGGAAAGTCGACCTCAATGAGCTCGTCGATTTCAGCCGTGGGGCGCCCAAATCACCGACTGGCGCGCCCCTGACCATGAGGTCCTACCGCATCGCCACGCCCAGTGAAAAGCTGCCAGCGGAAGGCCTGCCGAGCTGGTTCAGCCAGCGTGACCGCGACGGCGACGGGCAGGTCGCCATGCACGAGTGGAGCCGTTCGTGGAACAGCTCGACCGTGCGTGACTTCACGTCGAAGGATGCGGATGGTGACGGGATCATCACCGCGACGGAAGCGTTGGAGTCGGGGCGCTAG
- a CDS encoding secretin N-terminal domain-containing protein, with protein sequence MKDRPPLGFLTPDDMPLRRQLLTRLATALLVAVFAVPALGAESEIVGLLAVALEPAVAKDLGLSDDQLGKLQALADEREMKGMTQAMKVANLPRDEQVAQLADFRAESERMAFEVLTAEQTAKLRDVARGRDDAALEPVEKESTAEDAEVRDTVITAPSSDPSKEESAEESEQDEVAEEESAARPLSGETPAVATTIPNDGKLSFNFKQQPWADVIRWFADQAGLSLIVDQTPPGTLTYRDDRRYTPAEALDVLNGVLLTKGYTLVRKDRMLLVIDLEQDVIPPNVVTDVPLEQLDERGEYELVRVLVELGDVDATTAADSLLRLVGPQGAVVVLPEAKMLQITEAAGRIRTMIAVIDAMKRAATPVMNAEAELRSYPLGGADGATALAILQTLLEGTGSARLAVDQQTGSLIALATPSEHLAIQQTLEKLQTDGRRVDVIPVKKVNPTTAAALVNRLFNPTVGDAKTRDPNAPVIEADRYSDALLVRGTADQVRQVRELVSQLDESDTSAETTARGPVRTLPISGPELQRALEQIETLWPTYRENPLRVTNPGQGIPSFRPGAEVERELEQGDDPLDMLYGEPASQEQPPRRSTKPNSRTTSAPTTGSPFRFAAQPGEVAEETDGAEPIYISPGVGSTVIASRDAEALDALEDLLASVLDMQTTGGKEYAVYYLKFSEATTAAALLTTIFGGDSGGGGGSLMGDLAGAAMGGGAGGDLVGDLLGMGGGATDSVGFSSVSVDIVPDVRLNALYVYATPQDLQTVNRLLRVIDQPRGPDRIESVGVPRLIKLYNTEVSDVATVVRQVFEDRIGSSAGGGGQPSPQELLRALQGGEKGANDQEPEKMSIGIDERSNSLVVRSSEPLFEEVKTLVEQLDRAGVERPVSTRVVSLRNTGSEALKETLVSLLGDKAVVSGETPAAQNDQSRRESGRGESNNNNDDADRQRREMQQRIERFRDFQRTIERMRGGGGGGRGGRGGGGPPGGGRGGR encoded by the coding sequence ATGAAGGATCGTCCCCCGCTTGGATTCCTGACGCCCGACGACATGCCCCTCCGCCGCCAACTGCTGACCCGCCTCGCCACGGCCCTCCTGGTCGCGGTTTTTGCTGTTCCTGCCCTGGGGGCCGAGTCGGAGATCGTCGGCCTGCTGGCGGTGGCCCTTGAGCCCGCCGTCGCCAAGGACCTGGGCTTGTCCGACGACCAACTCGGCAAGCTCCAGGCGCTCGCCGACGAGCGCGAGATGAAGGGGATGACCCAGGCGATGAAGGTCGCCAACCTGCCGCGCGACGAGCAGGTCGCCCAGCTCGCCGACTTTCGGGCGGAGAGCGAGCGGATGGCGTTCGAGGTTCTGACGGCGGAGCAGACAGCGAAGCTGCGCGACGTGGCCCGCGGTCGGGACGACGCGGCTCTCGAGCCGGTTGAGAAAGAATCCACCGCGGAGGACGCGGAGGTAAGGGACACCGTGATTACGGCGCCATCGTCCGATCCGAGCAAAGAGGAAAGCGCAGAGGAAAGCGAACAGGACGAAGTTGCCGAGGAGGAATCCGCGGCTCGCCCGCTTAGCGGCGAAACGCCAGCCGTTGCCACTACGATCCCCAACGACGGCAAGCTCTCGTTCAACTTCAAGCAGCAACCCTGGGCCGACGTCATCCGTTGGTTCGCCGACCAAGCGGGCCTGTCGTTGATCGTCGATCAGACGCCTCCGGGGACGCTTACCTATCGCGACGACCGCCGCTACACGCCCGCCGAGGCGCTCGACGTGCTCAATGGCGTGTTGCTCACCAAGGGTTACACGCTCGTCCGCAAAGACCGCATGCTGCTGGTGATCGACCTCGAACAAGACGTGATCCCGCCGAACGTCGTCACCGACGTGCCGCTCGAGCAGCTCGACGAGCGTGGCGAGTACGAGCTGGTGCGGGTGCTGGTGGAGCTTGGCGATGTCGACGCCACGACGGCGGCCGACTCGCTGCTGCGGCTAGTGGGTCCGCAGGGGGCGGTGGTCGTGCTCCCCGAAGCCAAAATGCTGCAGATCACCGAAGCCGCCGGGCGGATCCGCACGATGATTGCGGTCATCGACGCCATGAAGCGCGCCGCGACGCCCGTAATGAACGCCGAGGCCGAACTGCGTTCCTATCCGCTGGGCGGCGCCGACGGTGCGACGGCCCTGGCGATCCTGCAGACGCTGCTCGAAGGGACCGGTTCCGCACGTTTGGCGGTCGATCAGCAGACCGGCAGCCTGATCGCCCTGGCCACGCCGTCCGAGCACCTGGCGATCCAGCAGACGCTCGAGAAGCTCCAGACCGATGGCCGACGTGTCGACGTGATCCCCGTCAAGAAGGTGAACCCGACGACCGCCGCGGCGCTCGTGAATCGGCTCTTCAACCCGACCGTTGGGGACGCGAAGACACGCGACCCCAACGCCCCCGTCATCGAGGCCGACCGCTACTCCGACGCGCTGTTGGTGCGCGGCACGGCCGACCAGGTGCGGCAGGTCCGCGAACTGGTGAGCCAGCTCGACGAGTCGGACACGTCCGCCGAAACCACCGCGCGCGGCCCGGTGCGGACGCTGCCGATCTCCGGCCCCGAGTTGCAGCGAGCCCTCGAGCAGATCGAGACCCTCTGGCCGACGTACCGCGAAAACCCGCTACGGGTCACCAACCCGGGGCAGGGCATCCCCAGCTTCCGCCCCGGCGCCGAAGTCGAGCGCGAGCTCGAGCAGGGCGATGACCCGCTCGACATGCTCTACGGCGAACCCGCTTCGCAAGAGCAGCCGCCGCGCCGATCGACCAAGCCAAACAGCCGGACGACCTCGGCGCCGACGACGGGCTCGCCATTTCGCTTCGCGGCCCAGCCAGGAGAGGTTGCCGAAGAGACCGACGGCGCCGAGCCGATCTACATCTCGCCGGGCGTCGGCTCGACGGTGATCGCCAGCCGCGACGCCGAGGCGCTCGACGCGCTCGAGGACCTGCTCGCCTCGGTGCTCGACATGCAGACCACCGGCGGCAAGGAGTACGCGGTCTACTACCTCAAGTTTTCCGAAGCGACGACCGCCGCGGCGCTGCTCACGACCATCTTCGGCGGCGACAGCGGCGGCGGTGGCGGCAGCCTGATGGGCGACCTCGCCGGCGCCGCGATGGGTGGCGGAGCGGGCGGCGACCTCGTCGGCGACCTGCTAGGCATGGGGGGCGGCGCGACCGACAGCGTCGGCTTCAGTTCCGTCTCGGTTGATATCGTCCCCGACGTGCGCCTCAACGCCCTGTACGTCTATGCGACGCCGCAGGACCTGCAAACCGTCAATCGATTGCTCCGCGTCATCGACCAGCCGCGTGGCCCGGACCGCATCGAGTCCGTTGGCGTGCCGCGGCTCATCAAGCTCTACAACACCGAAGTCTCCGACGTCGCGACGGTGGTGAGGCAAGTCTTCGAGGACCGTATCGGCTCGTCCGCCGGCGGCGGCGGGCAACCCAGCCCGCAAGAGCTGCTCCGCGCCCTGCAGGGCGGCGAGAAGGGCGCCAATGACCAAGAGCCCGAGAAGATGTCGATCGGCATCGACGAGCGCAGCAACTCGCTGGTGGTCCGTTCGAGCGAGCCGCTCTTCGAAGAGGTAAAGACGCTCGTCGAACAACTCGACCGCGCCGGCGTCGAGCGCCCGGTCTCGACGCGCGTCGTGTCGCTCCGCAACACGGGGAGCGAGGCCCTCAAAGAGACGCTCGTCTCGCTGCTGGGCGACAAAGCGGTCGTCAGCGGCGAAACGCCGGCGGCCCAGAATGATCAATCCCGTCGAGAGTCGGGCCGCGGCGAGAGCAACAACAACAACGACGACGCCGATCGCCAACGCCGCGAGATGCAGCAACGCATCGAGCGATTCCGCGACTTCCAACGCACGATCGAACGCATGCGCGGCGGCGGAGGAGGTGGCCGCGGAGGCCGTGGCGGTGGTGGCCCGCCGGGCGGCGGTCGAGGTGGCCGCTAA